GACACGATCTCCATCATTATTATCAACAAAGATATTTACTTGAATGTTTTCAGCTCCTCACATCGAAGACCTGGTTCTGCTCCCGACTCCTGTCCTGCGCCTGCTCAACCTGATTGATGACAGCCATCTGCACAATGAGGAAGAGTATGAAGGTGCAACACTTTGTCTTTAAATTATAAAACGCTGTGTGAATGTATAGAGGTAAAAGTCCAAATGTCTGTCATTGTGTCTCCCAGACATCCTGGAGGACATGAAGGAGGAGTGCCAGAAGTACGGCTCCGTGGTTTCTCTGCTCATCCCCAAGGAGAACCCCGGGAAGGGACAGGTCAGACCGTTGTTCAATAAAACAGCATCTTCACAAGGTTTCCAATTAAACTGAACATGTAAGCAGCTGCATTATAGTAACAGGTGGTAGCAAAACAAACATCACGAAGACATTTTTTACTATAAAGTAGTTTATTTgtgaaatacacaaaaaaatggCAGAAAAGGCCTTTGCCTCTGAAACATTTTCGGCGGACCTTGATGTGCCTGAAGGCCCCGGCGTCACCGGAGAGGGCCGAGCGCCGCATCCAGTGGACGTCCGGGGTTACGCACGCGTCGGATGCGTCCACGCACTGATCCATGAACTTGTGTGTTGCCATCAGGTGTTTGTAGAGTACGCCAACTCCAGTGACTCCAAAGAGGCTCAGAGGCTGCTGACGGGGCGCACCTTCGACGGGAAGTTTGTTGTGGCCACCTTCTACCCTCTCAGCGCCTACAGAAGAGGTTACTTGTACCAGACGGTGCAGTGAAGGCTTAAGGCTCGATACGGTCAGCTTCGCTTGCATGAAAGAACATCGCGGTGTAGCTCGCCAGGGGTCCAGTTCCTCCCTTTGGGGCTCAGAGCATGTCGTTCATGTGGTTTTCTACCTTGAATCGGTGGTTCTTGCAGACCGTAAACTGAACTCTGCTGTCGTTTCTGCTCCCCGCGGTCGGCCCTACTCTTCACAGTGCCTCAGGCCCCTGGTCTGGGTACCGCGGGCTCCTGTTCCAGCCTCATGTCCGTCTCTTTCATGGAGATGATCTGGAAATCCGATTCGGATGGCCGGAGCGAAAGCCTTCATCAAATGCTGCGTTCCATTTCAGAACCTTTAGAGGACTTGGTGTCAGGAGTGTGATTACGGACCGGTAGCAGGGTGACACCGAGCCGAGCGTCCCTGGTTTCCTGTCCCGTAGCCATGTAGCGTTTTTACTAACCGCAGGGCCTGTGTTCATCATCCGTTGATCTACGAGGCCGTACGTTGAGTTCTCTGCTCTGACTGCAGCACTGAAAGGAACAAGTCAATGTTTTCAAATACTTTGAGCCAGTTTGAGCTTCAGGAAAAGGGCCGACGTGTTTGCATAATGTGAATCCTCCAGATTAAACAGAATTTTCAGAATTGTTAGATAATGTTTTCTAACTTATAAAGCCAAGTACGGCCTCTTGAATTATAGTGTTCAGCCCCCCCATGTGTTTAAATGTTTCTAGCGTCATTCTGATATATAAAACGGGGACAATCCGGGTGGACAGAAGTGCAGTTTGGATTTGCTTTTGCCCAAGTTGGACATTTCTAACTTAGACACGGTGTCTGTGTCCAATGGAACTACATATTTTGCTTCGGCTATTGTTGTAAGTTTAGTTTGTGATTTAGCTATTGGATCGATGAGTAGCCTGCAAGCCCTCTTGGCAAATACGTCTATCAGTTTACAAGAAATGTTATAATATTCTGGCAAATAAGAAATTAAACAGAGAAAGTGTTAAATCAGGGGGGCAGTAGCACATTTTTATATAACCGCATGATTATATCGCACGGAAGCCACAAAGAGTCAGCCTGCACggtaccttttaaaaaaaaaaaaaaaaaaaaatctttttagtgtaaaatactttttgttgaAGGTTTTCGTTTCCTTTCCCACCTTCGGGTAACCGTATATATCTGTCACCCATACAGCCCACTGGGGCCCACGGAAACGTTTGCTTTATGCATTCAAGCATTCAAGCTAGCTAACCAACCAAAATGCTGCTATAACGCCAGCTTGTGCTCCACCTGCCTGAGTCTGATCCTCCAGCAGCCCGGACGCAGATGCCTCAGAGGACAATCCCCCATGTGGCAGAGTCGCCTCTTTAGGCCGCCAGTCACTTCCCAGACTGCGCCATCTTCACTGAACAGCTTGCAATGGGTGGGTTTTGCATTACGAGCAAAGCAACCGCTTCAGTTGTACAAGTGGAGCTGGATCAAAAACTGTATGATTGGAGCAACGTCATGGACAGGGTGAGTTTACAGAATGCTTTGACAGACCAAGTAAAGCGAAATAAAGACACGAGGCAAGAGAGCAGCAGAAATGCAGGTGACGCATCGTTCCTTCCCCTCTAAGAAAGTATATTTATATTGGGAGAAATTCATTTAGAAACAGTacttcaaaaacatatttttctacTACCTTTATTTGTTTGTGCCTGAAATGTGAATTCCAATGTTTCCACTCGAGATCGCCGCTGTCCTAAAAATGTTGATTTGAAACCACTGGACTCTACCGCACTTTTAATGTCCGTGACTTGATCCGCTCTCAACCCTCCAAAGCCTGgtggttttctgtgtttttctttttaattcacaAGGAGATGCAAGTTTGAATGAGTAAGTGCACGTGCAGAAGCTATTTACACTGTGGCGTCCATATGATCCGTTCCTAATAACAACGGCCACATTATTTAAGTCTTTACagaacatgaataaaacaacatgaAGGCAATCAATGGAATGCTTCATTGTGACGCAGCCCTTTCCCTGAAGTCAGTCACAGCGACTACTGTGGGCAACAATCACACTACAACGAATAACAAACATTGTTTATTAATATTGTGTTatatttaaagctgcattatACTTTTTTGTGTGCCAGAAAGCAAAACTCAATAAGATGGACTGAAAAGCGTTGTAGAACTGAGATATGCAAAGTTGGGTAAAACCCAAATCTAGCCGTACTGTTTCAAGCGTACGGAAACTACAAAATGATTTGATGAGGAGGGAGAAGTTAAGACCATCTTAATgacttttggttttatttgtaCCAGTTTGTTTGAGAGGTCAAACTGGACGGAAAGCAAAGGATCACGCTTACAGAAAGCACAAGGTGAGAACGTACGAGTCTGTCCGTGCTTTACAGCCGTCCAGTTCAGAGCGAGTCGTGGCAATCCAATAATAAAAATGGTGATTGAACTTATGAACTGATGTTTGTCTGGTGTTTTTGGCTGAATCGGTGACCTGTTGACTGAGGGAACAATGGGTATAGTCTGGTTTAAGCCTTTTAAGACGTATATTTGAGATATCCATATGGTAAACAATTGAATTACACTAAAATATATAGCATAGATAATATACTAGTACTACTAAGGGAAACAGGTTTTAACAGTTTTgctatttatttgatttaaaaaaaatgttgattctGTCGAAATGTATTATGTGAAAAAGAACAGCAATTCTAAGAGAGACCAGAGACCCTGGAGGCAAAATCACATCCGTAATGCTCTAACATTAATTCAGATGGGGGTCcccatttcttcctttttactgGAACCTCATGGAGTTGTGCGAATGGATGTTAAATCCTTTGTCGGCTGCTCctgtaataaaacacaaacatacaatgacatatttctcaaacgCAAGCCAACAACGTGACCGTCTGCTTCGGCTGCATCAGCACTAATGATACACGGTAAATTATTGCTATCATGTGAATTATAGCGGTGACACTAATGCTTGTCACTGACTTCCATGAATCCAGGCGTGTCCTGTGTGATCTCAGCCTCGCCGCTCttctgccgcctcctcctccccctccagctgTTCCCTAAGATCGCCACGGAAACCACGAGTATCACTGCCGCCACGCATCCCGCCACAATTTCGACCACCACTGCAGCGGCCCCCTGCGGAGCAGCGTGGTCTGCAGCCGGAGTGGCGTCCGCTTGGACTGCGGGGCTGTCGAGAGGCTGAGAGGCCAGCAGAGCCGATATATCTGAGGACGAGAGCAGTGGTCTCTTAGAGACAGGTTGACCGTCGATGTACGTCACAGTTGTCCCGTCTGCACACCTTCCAggctgaagaggaagaaggcctGGTCTCCCTTAATGAACTTTCTGCTCTTCAGTCTGCTGTGGGTGATGAAGGTGCTTGTCCCGCTGCCTGGGCCCCGGTAGAAATAGCTGCCGTCAGACCCGGTTACTTTGGAGCCCACCTCCCTGGGGTTGTCCCAGTAGTACTCAATGcctgggtgggagggggggggggcatggttAATAGCTTGTTGTCCGTTTGACGACCAAAGCAGCAAATCCTCGTGCAAACAAGAGAATGAGTGTGTCAAGACATCTCACCGTCAGACGACATCTTGTCGGGCTCGGTGGTAACCATTCGGTGCATGTTTATCTGCTCTCTGATGTCAGACTGCTGATCCATCAGGGCCATGGTCGCCTGCTGCCACGGACACGGCCACTTGAGGTTGTGGTCGTTGGGGCCAGAGGTCAGGTGGAAGTAGGTGGCCACGTACCCTGGACGGCTGCTTCTTCCGTTGATGTACACACCAACCTACAGATCATGGAAGACGGTCACAGGAAGTAACGCCAAAGCACCGTGCATGGGATGGGATTGTAACTGGTTTACTGTCTCCTTTGTCTTGAAGAACATGTAAAACGTGGATAAAGAGAGGAGGTCGGGAGCTGCGTGAATGTGATTCTGGGATGGGGTGTAGTGCTGGTGGCCTGTTTCAAGATGGACCTAGTTTTCAAAGTGTTACTGCCTCTCCGAGGGCCTATTCAGGAAAAAGGATAATTTTCCCAGCGTTGTTCAATTGAAGCAGATTAGAGGCTGCAGGATCTTAAGTGTGAAAGTAGCACAGCGCCGCATTAAAAGCCTCACCGACCAACGCAATggcaatttaaaacaaatgtcaagTGGTAGCTTGGCAACCAAAACTCAGTCGGGCTTTGAATTTCCCTTAAGATTGGATGATTGGGACATTAAAGAAGTGTTCACCTGGAAGGAGTAGCCCGCTGGGGAAAGAAAGCGAGGGCTGTACAGCTTCTCTCCTGTTGGGGTGGTGGCCAGCAGGCGGGTGATGTTGCAGATGTGCCAGATGTGCTGGGGGCACTTTGTGGAAGAAAGGTTAATGTCATCCAGAGAGAAGCCTCCCTTCGACGGACCCCTTCCCCTCACGCCCTCAAAAACCACTCGGGCCTTCCGGCTCACATGCAGGTTGACGTTATGGAGCTCCCAGGAGCCCGTGACCCCTCCTGTAAAGAGGGCAGTCAGAATACGCGTTCGACACATTAATGACGCGTTTATTAATATACTGTAGTATTGGGTTAAGATTCCTTCGTGTACCTGAAATTCTTTTGAAGAGGTTGAGTTTCCCCCTGGGGTTGACCCCGTCGTACTCTCTCACCCAGATGTTGAGGACGTCGTCAGCTGCGGCGGTGTTGTGGAGGAAGAACTGCAGACACTGGGCTCCAGGTTTGGGGTACAGCCAACGACTCTCCAGGAGCGCACGGCCAGCGGGTTCAGCAGAGGCCGTGCTGAAGTGCATGAAGTAGCCTTTTCCTGAGAGCAGGTGAAGACAACAGTGGGAGGGGCTGGTCCATTTGTCAATTCATGACTTAAAGTCTCCATGACCACGGCCTGGACTATGAGGGCTCCGCTCTTATTAGCCTGCGTTTTACAAAAGTTATTTCTAATAAATCACTAATAGTTTGTTTTTACTGCCAGGCTGTACAGGCTGTTGTAAATCACTTGaagcacttttgtttttttaaatatcttcagACGCTAATTGCCACGGCCGGCTTTGTTTGAGGCTTGATTAGCTGATGAAGCTCAAGAACTGCTGActggacaaaaacacacacccctctgtgtttttgtccaGTCAGCAGTTCTTGAGCTTTATCAGCTGCTAACTAACTATTATACCATACATACTTTATCTGCATTTTCTGCTGTTTtactttgcatttgtttttgattGACAGTCACCTTCACATTGCCCCATGTTGGAGAAGTCGGTCTGGGGGCCTCCGCTTGTAGAACTGCGTTGTTCCCACTTTGTCTTTCCGGGATCCTGAATCATCCCACAAATGTTCTCCAGCTCAAAGGAGCAGCTGTCCACAAAGGTAGAAGACTTGGCTGTGAAGAAGAAACAGCAAAGTCACCATGGGTCAACCTGCTGGGCCTGCGGCCCCCGCGACCCCACCCCGGATAAGCAGAGgaaaatggatgaatggatggagaTATAACTTTTATTTGCCCGCCAGAAAAAAGGTTATGTGGGGAACAACAGTCAGTTTAATATATGGGTAATATTGCAGACAGAGCAAAGGTTCCACCACGCAAATATGGTTACGTCAAGGAACAAAGAACAGTGTTTCTGCATCGGTCAGCCTATGGCTGCATAATGAGTACTTTGCGCTTCTGGGATCTCTATTACCAAGGACAATAAGTGATAGATTATTGCCTTGGATTATCAATGTAAATTAGCATAATTTTATAACAGACCTAAACTCAGACCTTTTCTTGTAACTCTTCTAGGTTATTATAGGACAATTTTATTTTATGAGGTGATTTCATTTATCGATTGTTCAAATCGTTCCAGTTTTACGTCTCATGTTATAGTTTGGGAGACAGAACGGCCGGTGGAGTGGACTCACTGCATTTGTAGAGGCTGTTGAGCTTGGCGAGGTCACTGGCACTGAGgcccatcctctgaccaatcACATCCGTGAAGTGGGGGATCTTGGTGACGATGGTGGGCTCGGAGCCGATGTTGAAGGACGTCTTGCTGTGGTGCATCACAGATCCGTAGTCGTAGGGAACGCCCAGCGCGCTGGACACTGTGTCGTCGTACGCTTTGAAGTTGTGCTCTTTACCTGAGGAGGCCAAAGGAATATCAGGAAGAGTTtggcccttttttttattgaaacacTCAGTGTAAAATAGCTTTTGTGAATGAATTCAAAAGAAGTGGAGCTGTATTTGAAGGGCTCGTCACCAGGTTTGATGCGATCCCACATGATCTTGACGTAATCATCCCGGTCGGCCCTGGACTGCTCGTGCCAGAAGCCCAGAGCGTGCAGGAACTCATGCTCAACGGTTCCCAGGCGGTCACAgttgttaccgatggacagacGCTGCTTCCCCGCATGCTGGTTGCCCACAAAGGAAGAACATCTACGGAGACGGGAAAGTGAAATGCAGTTTTCACTCTGGTGAGGAACAGAGACATTTATACATAACTAATGGCACATTATATTGACATTAATTACACACTATTATTATGTTCCCTGTTGGGGTTCCCTTTGTTATTAAAGCAGTAGTTTGTGGACAATGTTAACAACACGGCGCTCACCCGCTCCCTTTGAACACGGAGATGTAGTTCTGCTCTCCTTTCCATGGTGTGAAGTCGATGCAGGTCTTCAGTCTGTACTGGTCAAACGCCTTTAGGGTCACTCCCTTTGCGTTCATATCTGCATGTTGCACGATGTGAGCAACGTAGACGGGAAGTGGCAGCGTTATTTGGTGCAGATCCATGACAGCGTGGTGCGGAGTGTGAATGGTTCGTACCCAGACTGTCCTCGAGGTAGTAGGGAATGGTTGTCGGCCAGCGGTACTCGTCTCCGATGATGGAGTTTCTGTCGAACGTCTGATGGGAGCGGAGAAAACAAAAGGTGGTGAAAGATAATGTAGAAACAGAGCTCATACTTGATCAAGTGATACACCCGGAACCGTGGGCTCTTATAGCTTTCCTTCatgtatttatacatgtatacaGAAGAAAGGACACACTCTATTGGAAGTATGATTTAAGGAACAATCCCTTTCTGTGCCCGGCATTGAGACAAAACTGTAACGTTATGGTCAAGTAGACCCGTATATGTAGATAACTTACCTCCTCGTGTTGGATATCCCCCTCCAGCAGGTTCAGCCCAGCCACTGCAAagcaaaatgtgtgtttttgatgaAAGTCCTTGAgacaacaaagcaaacaaatctAGTGTGTTCACGAACCTTCATTGATGTTGAAGATGTCCCAGTCATGGCCCGCATCAACGTCCGTTTCTGTAGATGCAGAATCAATAAGATGCAGCTTGAATATGGGCGACTCTTCCTAACGACGCAGTTAACATTGAgccccgtacacacacacgagaaCGCGTTCACTTAAAAAATGTCACATCTCTTTTATCACCCTTATTCTTTATCCATTACCGCCGGACTATTTTACGATTTGAAATGGACGTCGCTCTGATTGACAGCCCATTTGGCAGGATCACAGATGCATTTCAGATGTTCACTTTGCTGGCACAGTAAAATCCGTTAAAGGGGGAAGAAGAAGGGCTCTAGTTAGCTGAATGCACAGTGTATGAAGGGGGCACAGATTCTGATATCAAGATCATGCATAAGCTGCCCAAAGATCACAGGTCTTTCCTTAACCGCAGGAACATACTTCTTCACCGTAATTAACATGTAAACATTATCATGTGACTCACCTGTATCACCCGTTAACTTAGCTGCTGCCTAGAAAATGCATTAGAAAATACTCATCAATCAATAGACAAAATGAATGACACGATTCACTAAATAACAAGTTGACAACCAGGGCCACAACTCAACATTGGAGCGATGTCATGGTTTAGTACTGAAGAGACAACATGTCAATGTTTCACAATGGTTCAGCAAACACTCACCAGTCCCAGGCCGAGGAGCAGGGCGATCCAGCCCAGTGCCATggcggcagcagcagacacacactcacactgcgCTGGTTCAACCTGCCTCACTTATCCTGTGCTGCTTTTTGATTGTTCCGACGAAGACACCCTGAGGCTCACGCAACATTCACACGTTCTTACTTTTACGAATCGGATCGAGGAAGATTAGACAGTTGTCatattaattattaatgcaATAGTTACGATTTATCGTTCTAGCGCAGCCGCACTAACTAACATGCACTGGGGGAGATGGTTTAGAAGacttgccacacacacacacacacacacgcacacactaacgAAGCAATGGTTTCCGCATGAAGTTGATATAAAAGAGCAGAATGTAGGATTAATGTAGGATTcattttgatttatatttttgtgtctgttgtttAACCTTCAAATAAGAATCACTCAGTGTTTGTACTTCAATTCATGTCTACATAGGCAGGAGTCCTCTTCACGGGGGGGTGCACCACCGTCCACCGCCATGTTTCTACAGAAGCAGAACAAACCAAATTCTAGAGAAGGCCTTTCACATTTTTATGTACCCACGAGGCCACCGTGGTCCTGTGACACACTCGGAAATGATGTCAAACTGTGCCTACGTCAAAATGCATAAAGGTATACGTGTAAACTTCAATATCAAGAGGTAACAGgcacattatttttattgattactaatgcaataaaacatggTTGGATAGAACATTTGAAATCAGTCACAGGCAGCACTGGTGTTATGAAAGaagctgtcacggtgtggttcacttcctgtaatattttgtagttttctgccactcgtgtccctgggtaacttcacttcctgccttgtcccgtcatcccctgtgatcgtctaatagtttccacctgtgtccaatcacctgcacctccctagtgtatttaagccgtgtgtgtctgttgtcacttgtcgcgtcattgtctttggccacgcatgtccttgtctatcg
This Gasterosteus aculeatus chromosome 8, fGasAcu3.hap1.1, whole genome shotgun sequence DNA region includes the following protein-coding sequences:
- the LOC120823774 gene encoding meprin A subunit beta; the encoded protein is MALGWIALLLGLGLAAAKLTGDTETDVDAGHDWDIFNINEVAGLNLLEGDIQHEETFDRNSIIGDEYRWPTTIPYYLEDSLDMNAKGVTLKAFDQYRLKTCIDFTPWKGEQNYISVFKGSGCSSFVGNQHAGKQRLSIGNNCDRLGTVEHEFLHALGFWHEQSRADRDDYVKIMWDRIKPGKEHNFKAYDDTVSSALGVPYDYGSVMHHSKTSFNIGSEPTIVTKIPHFTDVIGQRMGLSASDLAKLNSLYKCTKSSTFVDSCSFELENICGMIQDPGKTKWEQRSSTSGGPQTDFSNMGQCEGKGYFMHFSTASAEPAGRALLESRWLYPKPGAQCLQFFLHNTAAADDVLNIWVREYDGVNPRGKLNLFKRISGGVTGSWELHNVNLHVSRKARVVFEGVRGRGPSKGGFSLDDINLSSTKCPQHIWHICNITRLLATTPTGEKLYSPRFLSPAGYSFQVGVYINGRSSRPGYVATYFHLTSGPNDHNLKWPCPWQQATMALMDQQSDIREQINMHRMVTTEPDKMSSDGIEYYWDNPREVGSKVTGSDGSYFYRGPGSGTSTFITHSRLKSRKFIKGDQAFFLFSLEDISALLASQPLDSPAVQADATPAADHAAPQGAAAVVVEIVAGCVAAVILVVSVAILGNSWRGRRRRQKSGEAEITQDTPGFMEEQPTKDLTSIRTTP